A single Brachionichthys hirsutus isolate HB-005 unplaced genomic scaffold, CSIRO-AGI_Bhir_v1 contig_299, whole genome shotgun sequence DNA region contains:
- the LOC137915967 gene encoding tyrosine-protein phosphatase non-receptor type 11-like, whose amino-acid sequence MTSRRWFHPNITGFEAEQLLLTRGVHGSFLARPSKSNPGDFTLSVRRNDEVTHIKIQNSGDYYDLYGGEKFATLAELVQYYTEQQDLLRERNGHVIELKYPLNCKDPTTERWYHGHLSGRDAEKLLTEKGKAGSFLVRESQSKPGDFVLSVLTNEEKHENLDRKTKVTHVMIRYQQDGRYDVGGGERFDTLADLVDHYKKNPMVEKSGIVVHLKQPFNATRINAANIENRVRELNKVADNSEKPKQGFWEEFEVLQQQECKLLYPRKEGQKPENKSKNRYKNILPFDTTRVELREMDPDVPASDYINANYIRNMHVDGRPMDEVKVFIATQGCLQNTVVDFWKMVYQENTHVIVMTTKEVERGRNKCVRYWPDLHGTKEFGKLLLRNIDERTAQDYILRKLEVTRLDRNEPLRYVWHYQYLSWPDHGVPNEPGGVLWFLEEVNRTQCTIPDTGPIVVHCSAGIGRTGTIIVIDILIDVINRQGLDCDIDIPKTIQRVRQQRSGMVQTEAQYKFIYMAVQQYIDTAQKRLEEEQRNKMKEREYSNVKYPQMTNSRSKPNMASSRSSSVLTNDDSSSVYENINFKSPQTSFSSNTRR is encoded by the exons ATGACGTCTCGCAG GTGGTTCCACCCCAACATCACCGGATTCGAGGCAGAGCAGCTCCTGTTGACCCGGGGCGTCCATGGTAGTTTCCTGGCTCGGCCCAGCAAGAGTAATCCGGGGGATTTTACCCTCTCTGTGAG GCGGAATGATGAGGTGACCCACATTAAGATCCAGAACTCCGGCGACTACTACGACCTGTATGGGGGGGAGAAGTTTGCCACACTGGCAGagctggtgcagtactacactgaaCAACAGGATCTCCTGCGTGAGCGGAATGGCCATGTTATAGAACTCAAGTACCCGCTCAACTGCAAGGACCCCACCACTGAGAG GTGGTATCATGGGCATCTGTCTGGACGAGATGCAGAGAAATTGCTTACAGAAAAAGGCAAAGCGGGAAGCTTCCTGGTCCGGGAGAGCCAGAGCAAGCCGGGCGACTTTGTTCTCTCTGTTCTTACAAATGAGGAGAAACACGAGAACTTGGACCGTAAAACAAAGGTCACTCACGTTATGATACGCTACCAG CAGGATGGTAGATATGACGTAGGCGGTGGTGAGAGGTTCGACACCCTGGCTGACCTGGTGGATCACTATAAGAAGAATCCCATGGTGGAGAAAAGTGGCATCGTCGTGCATCTCAAACAG CCTTTTAACGCCACAAGAATAAACGCCGCCAACATTGAGAACCGGGTACGAGAGCTCAACAAAGTAGCAGATAACTCAGAGAAACCCAAACAAGGATTCTGGGAAGAATTTGAG GTACTTCAGCAGCAGGAATGCAAGCTGCTGTATCCCCGGAAAGAAGGCCAGAAGCCTGAAAACAAGAGCAAAAACAGATACAAGAATATCCTCCCCT TTGACACAACTCGGGTTGAACTCAGGGAAATGGATCCAGACGTTCCGGCTTCAGACTACATCAATGCCAACTACATCCGA AACATGCATGTAGACGGGCGCCCAATGGATGAGGTCAAAGTCTTCATCGCAACACAAGGATGCCTACAGAATACAGTCGTTGACTTCTGGAAGATGGTGTATCAGGAGAACACGCATGTCATCGTCATGACTACgaaggaggtggagagaggaagG AACAAATGTGTCCGGTACTGGCCCGACCTCCACGGCACCAAGGAGTTTGGGAAGTTGCTGTTGAGGAACATAGATGAGCGGACAGCCCAAGATTACATCCTCAGGAAGCTGGAGGTGACCCGTCTGGACCGG aaTGAGCCTCTGCGGTACGTCTGGCACTACCAGTACCTGAGCTGGCCGGATCACGGGGTGCCTAATGAGCCCGGCGGCGTCCTCTGGTTCCTAGAGGAAGTGAATCGCACCCAGTGCACCATTCCAGACACGGGCCCCATTGTCGTCCACTGCAG TGCAGGCATTGGGAGGACGGGAACCATCATCGTCATCGACATCCTCATCGACGTCATTAACCGCCAAG GTCTGGACTGTGACATCGACATCCCTAAAACCATCCAGAGGGTGCGGCAGCAGAGGTCCGGTATGGTGCAGACGGAGGCCCAGTACAAGTTCATCTACATGGCTGTGCAGCAGTACATAGACACGGCCCAGAAGagactggaggaggagcag AGGAACAAGATGAAGGAGCGGGAATATTCCAATGTCAAATATCCCCAGATGACCAACTCGAGGTCCAAACCCAACATGGCATCGTCGCGCTCTTCTTCTGT GTTGACGAACGATGATTCGTCGAGCGTGTATGAGAACATAAACTTCAAAAGCCCTCAGACGtcgttcagcagcaacaccaggAGGTAG
- the LOC137915968 gene encoding RING finger protein 223-like, with amino-acid sequence MDQPPQIWHVQDASHNTAGEPQKKVSTASQPECSICFNTYDNVFKTPKVLECTHTFCLECLSRLMAISEDNQDASGSGSSRLSCPFCRHPTTLPEEGPPALTTSQEVLCKLPSHQQKEESVWLDGQKLCYKSSGQSLESDAADSPSTFCICIDIGASKTVDAPVQTRSHTLGWLDRLADWKRMVLFVVLMVLLVIIVLWPLQCVFSTGNMRCMKEHSEINPTTTTATATATSSPH; translated from the coding sequence ATGGATCAGCCTCCACAGATTTGGCACGTGCAGGACGCCTCCCACAACACTGCCGGAGAGCCGCAAAAGAAGGTGTCGACCGCGAGCCAGCCAGAGTGCTCCATCTGCTTCAACACCTACGACAACGTCTTCAAAACACCCAAAGTGTTGGAGTGCACCCACACCTTCTGCCTCGAGTGCCTGTCTCGCCTCATGGCCATCTCAGAGGACAACCAGGACgccagcggcagcggcagcagtCGCCTCTCCTGTCCCTTCTGCCGCcaccccaccacgctgcccgAGGAGGGGCCTCCCGCCCTGACCACGAGCCAGGAGGTCCTCTGCAAACTGCCCAGCCACCAGCAGAAGGAGGAGTCCGTGTGGCTGGACGGCCAGAAGCTGTGCTACAAAAGCTCCGGGCAGAGCCTCGAGTCGGACGCTGCCGACAGCCCGTCGACCTTCTGCATCTGCATTGACATTGGTGCCAGCAAGACGGTGGACGCCCCCGTCCAGACCCGCTCGCACACTTTAGGCTGGCTGGACAGGCTGGCCGACTGGAAGAGGATGGTGCTCTTCGTCGTGCTCATGGTGCTGCTGGTGATCATCGTGTTGTGGCCGCTGCAGTGCGTTTTCAGCACCGGGAACATGCGCTGCATGAAAGAGCACAGTGAAATAAACCCCACGACCACGACCGCCACGGCCACGGCCACCTCCAGCCCACACTGA